One segment of Setaria viridis chromosome 4, Setaria_viridis_v4.0, whole genome shotgun sequence DNA contains the following:
- the LOC117853535 gene encoding nicotianamine aminotransferase 1-like: MEGDRSSRRWLFVSPNPAVAAAGERSVQPYLLDIHGCLDERGPRPVIPLSIGDPSSAPSYRTAPEAVEAVATALRSGQFDGYPSRDTKLSACRAVAEYLSCGLPYKLSPDDVLLTSGCTQAIETVMSVFGQPGVNILLPRPGYPKHEAHAVIHNMEVRHYDLVPERGWEVDLEAVEALADENTVAILIINPNNPCGSVYNYEHLSKIADTANKLGMLVISDEVYGNLVYGSTPFVPMGVFGETVPILTLGAISKRWAVPGWRFGWIAICDPKCILKETKVIFHNHLCIFFVLKLCQWHWWPDVVQLFFSSGFCV, translated from the exons ATGGAGGGTGACCGGAGCAGCAGGAGATGGCTCTTCGTGTCGCCGAACCCGGCCGTCGCGGCAGCCGGGGAGCGGAGCGTACAGCCGTACCTCCTTGACATCCACGGCTGCCTGGACGAGCGCGGCCCGCGGCCCGTGATCCCGCTCAGCATCGGGGACCCCTCCTCGGCCCCCTCTTACCGCACCGCTCCCGAGGCGGTGGaggccgtcgccaccgccctCCGCTCCGGTCAGTTCGACGGCTACCCATCCCGCGACACAAAACTCTCAGCTTGCCG AGCTGTTGCAGAGTACCTATCGTGTGGTCTCCCTTACAAGCTTTCCCCTGATGATGTTCTGCTCACTTCTGGATGCACCCAAGCAATCGAGACTGTGATGTCTGTTTTTGGCCAACCAGGTGTCAATATATTGCTCCCAAGGCCTGGTTACCCAAAACATGAAGCGCACGCTGTGATTCATAACATGGAAGTACGCCATTATGATCTTGTTCCGGAGAGAGGTTGGGAAGTTGACTTGGAAGCTGTTGAAGCTCTTGCAGATGAGAATACTGTTGCAATACTGATTATTAATCCCAATAACCCTTGTGGCTCTGTGTATAACTATGAGCATTTGTCCAAG ATTGCAGATACAGCAAACAAGCTCGGTATGTTAGTCATCTCAGATGAGGTCTATGGGAACCTTGTCTATGGTAGCACTCCTTTTGTGCCAATGGGTGTTTTTGGGGAGACTGTTCCAATACTCACTCTTGGAGCTATATCAAAGAGATGGGCTGTACCTGGCTGGAGATTTGGCTGGATAGCAATTTGTGACCCAAAATGTATTCTGAAAGAAACCAAGGTGATTTTTCACAATCATTTATGCATCTTTTTTGTCTTAAAACTTTGTCAGTGGCACTGGTGGCCTGACGTGGTACAGTTATTTTTCAGTTCAGGTTTCTGTGTTTAG